One window of the Colletotrichum destructivum chromosome 6, complete sequence genome contains the following:
- a CDS encoding Putative RNA recognition motif domain, nucleotide-binding alpha-beta plait domain superfamily: protein MDGINPYNPAQGNGAPPANANGDGFGTPVSGGMPFPGNNGSGEIPGGVQAPNQQDANKNTLWMGELEPWMDENFIKGVFLTATGEPVNVKVIRDKTSGNAGYCFVEFSSSDAASKALGLNGTPVPNSNRAFKLNWASGGGINDRRDDRGPEYSIFVGDLGPEVNEYVLVSLFQARFPSCKSAKIMTDAMSGQSRGYGFVRFTDEQDQQRALVEMQGVYCGNRPMRISTATPKNRSNHGGPYQQHHGNQMMAPGLPPHQQGFYGVPSPAQYGGAYGAPYNPPGQQMNQFTDPNNTTVFVGGLSGYVTEDELRSFFQGFGEITYVKIPPGKGCGFVQFVHRHAAEMAINQMQGYPIGNSRVRLSWGRSQNNSGVGTPYRPAPPPPHYFAPPGPGAYGPAHFGAPGPHGPPGPQGPPGAPPQSDGWTDHLDGLSALALAMNTRPKGLMS from the exons ATGGACGGCATCAACCCCTACAACCCTGCTCAGGGCAACGGCGCCCCCCCTGCCAACGCTaacggcgacggcttcgGCACTCCCGTCTCTGGCGGCATGCCTTTCCCTGGCAACAACGGTTCCGGAGAGATCCCGGGCGGCGTGCAGGCCCCCAACCAGCAGGACGCGAATAAGAACACCCTCTG GATGGGCGAGCTCGAGCCCTGGATGGACGAGAACTTTATCAAGGGCGTCTTCCTTACCGCCACCGGCGAGCCTGTCAACGTCAAGGTCATCCGTGACAAGACGTCTGGCAATGCCGGATACTGCTTTGTCGagttctcgtcgtccgacgCTGCCAGCAAGGCTCTCGGCCTGAACGGAACTCCCGTCCCCAACTCCAACCGTGCCTTCAAGCTCAACTGGGCTTCTGGTGGCGGCATCAACGACCGACGTGACGACCGTGGTCCCGAATACTCGATCTTTGTCGGTGACCTCGGCCCCGAGGTCAACGAATACGTTCTCGTGTCTCTGTTCCAGGCGCGATTCCCTTCTTGCAAGTCTGCTAAGATCATGACGGATGCCATGTCGGGACAGTCGCGCGGCTACGGCTTTGTTCGCTTCACCGACGAGCAGGACCAGCAGCGAGCTCTTGTTGAGATGCAGGGAGTCTACTGCGGCAACCGTCCCATGCGCATCTCCACTGCTACCCCCAAGAACCG CAGTAACCACGGCGGCCCGTACCAGCAGCACCACGGCAACCAGATGATGGCCCCCGGCCTGCCTCCTCACCAGCAGGGATTCTACGGGGTTCCCTCGCCTGCTCAGTACGGCGGTGCTTACGGAGCCCCCTACAACCCTCCCGGCCAGCAGATGAACCAGTTCACCGACCCCAACAACACGACCGTTTTCGTCGGAGGCCTGTCGGGCTACGTTACCGAGGATGAGCTCCGAAGCTTCTTCCAGGGCTTTGGCGAGATCACCTACGTCAAGATTCCTCCTGGCAAGGGCTGCGGCTTCGTCCAGTTCGTCCACCGCCACGCTGCCGAGATGGCCATCAACCAGATGCAGGGATACCCTATTGGAAACTCTCGTGTCCGTCTGAGCTGGGGCCGCAGCCAAAACAACTCTGGTGTTGGTACCCCCTACCGtcctgcccctcccccgcctcACTACTTTGctccccccggccccggcgcctACGGACCTGCTCACTTCGGTGCTCCTGGTCCTCACGGCCCCCCGGGACCCCAGGGCCCTCCTGGTGCCCCTCCTCAG AGCGATGGGTGGACGGATCACCTTGACGGCTTATCTGCTCTTGCACTCGCCATGAACACCCGGCCAAAGGGTCTCATGAGCTAA
- a CDS encoding Putative FAD/NAD(P)-binding domain superfamily has protein sequence MSVLPTTASETPAGAAAMDFMTLNKKYAEEKEKRQRPDGNKQYVDMEADARFSKLARDPWADHEKLNAQPANLRDGDKIKIVVLGAGYGGLLYAIRLVQAGFRAEDIRLVDAAGGFGGTWYWNRYPGLMCDVESYIYMPLLEETGYVPRHRYSYGHELLAHANRLAETWNLADKGVFRSQIKSYEWDEDARRWSVVIEQGRGPNEAPVTMTVWSQFVVVANGVLNHPKVAKNLEAFEGAMFHTARWDYGVTGGSPDDLENVQLTGLQGKRVGIIGTGATAIQLVPQLAKWAKELYVFQRTPSSVDERGQRPTDLEEWKKRIASGGPGWQTRRTENFNVFITGGEADENLVADGWTTIKTYKALIGSPQDKPLGMADIPGHIGNLLALDVPRSERIRRRVDEIVRDKATAESLKPWYPSWCKRPTFHDDYLPAFNLPNVYLVDTNGKGVDRATRTSLVVGDADYPLDVVVLSTGYRPVGENLVEPSGRSNMTIRGRGGRLMSDKWFGEGPSTLHGVLTSGFPNLFLAGPLQTGASVNFAYVQDVLSQHCAYILAEAMKRAGKSTDKVVVESTVEAEETYAGLIMQYAAWFSAMSVCTPGYLNNEGHQAPPEEQMKMAKGAPFPLGMNAWARFLKEWRAEGSMKGVNVIAA, from the coding sequence ATGTCTGTTCTCCCCACAACCGCATCGGAGACGCccgcgggcgccgccgccatggacTTCATGACGCTGAACAAGAAGtacgccgaggagaaggagaagcgccAAAGGCCGGACGGCAACAAGCAATACGTCGACATGGAGGCGGATGCGCGGTTCAGCAAGCTCGCCCGGGACCCCTGGGCCGACCACGAGAAGCTCAACGCGCAGCCGGCCAACCTCCGGGACGGCGACAAGATCAAGATCGTCGTCCTGGGCGCCGGCTACGGCGGCCTGCTCTACGCCATCCGCCTCGTTCAGGCCGGCTTCCGCGCCGAGGAcatccgcctcgtcgacgccgccggcggcttcggcggcacCTGGTACTGGAACCGCTATCCGGGCCTCATGTGCGACGTCGAGAGCTACATCTACATGCCGCTgctcgaggagacgggctACGTGCCGAGGCACAGGTACTCGTACGGCCACGAGCTGCTCGCGCACGCGAACCGCCTGGCCGAGACGTGGAACCTGGCGGACAAGGGCGTCTTCCGCTCGCAGATCAAGAGCTACGAgtgggacgaggacgcgagGCGGTGGTCAGTGGTCATCGAGCAGGGCCGTGGCCCCAACGAGGCGCCcgtgacgatgacggtgtgGTCGcagttcgtcgtcgtcgcgaaCGGCGTCTTGAACCACCCCAAGGTGGCCAAGAACCTCGAGGCCTTCGAGGGCGCCATGTTCCACACCGCGCGGTGGGACTACggcgtcaccggcggcagcccggacgacctcgagaaTGTACAGCTCACGGGCCTGCAAGGGAAACGggtcggcatcatcggcacGGGCGCCACGGCCATCCAGCTCGTGCCCCAGCTCGCCAAGTGGGCCAAGGAGCTCTACGTCTTCCAGcggacgccctcgtcggtgGACGAGCGGGGCCAGCGGCCGACGGACCtggaggagtggaagaagaggatcgccagcggcggcccCGGTTGGCAGACCCGCCGCACCGAGAACTTCAACGTCttcatcaccggcggcgaggcggacgagaaCCTGGTCGCGGACGGCTGGACGACGATCAAGACGTACAAGGCCCTCATCGGCAGCCCCCAAGACAAGCCCCTCGGCATGGCGGACATCCCGGGCCACATCGGCAACCTGCTCGCCCTGGACGTGCCCCGGTCCGAACGGATCCGGCGGCGCGTAGACGAGATCGTCAGGGACaaggcgacggccgagtcgcTCAAGCCGTGGTACCCGAGCTGGTGCAAGCGGCCGACGTTCCACGACGACTATCTGCCGGCGTTCAACCTGCCCAACGTCTACCTGGTCGACACCAACGGTAAGGGCGTGGACAGGGCGACCAGGACgtccctcgtcgtcggcgacgcagACTACccgctcgacgtcgtcgtgctgAGCACGGGTTACAGGCCGGTCGGCGAGAACCTGGTCGAGCCTTCGGGTCGGTCCAACATGACCATCCGAGGCCGCGGGGGGCGCCTCATGTCCGACAAGTGGTTCGGCGAGGGGCCGTCGACGTTGCACGGCGTGCTCACCAGCGGCTTCCCGaacctcttcctcgccggcccgCTGCAGACCGGCGCATCGGTCAACTTCGCCTATGTGCAGGACGTCCTCTCGCAGCATTGCGCGTACATCCTGGCCGAGGCGATGAAGCGGGCGGGCAAGAGCAccgacaaggtcgtcgtcgagtccaccgtcgaggccgaggagaccTACGCGGGGCTCATCATGCAGTACGCGGCGTGGTTCTCCGCCATGAGCGTCTGCACGCCGGGGTATCTGAACAACGAAGGGCACCAGGCGCCGCCGGAAGAGCAGATGAAGATGGCCAAGGGCGCGCCGTTCCCTCTTGGGATGAATGCCTGGGCGCGGTTTCTGAAGGAGTGGCGTGCCGAGGGTTCGATGAAGGGTGTGAATGTTATTGCCGCATGA
- a CDS encoding Putative kynurenine formamidase/cyclase, kynurenine formamidase superfamily has protein sequence MTALSLPDYDTLPPVEGMPKGCAWGVFDKDGKKDIYGTLNLLTPEAIKEAAAEVRDGVSISLNWPLDSMNKFAIEGRKQTVHTVHSLQATGLSNGLGWDDELDFNTQGSSQWDSLVHWQHQETGLAYNGFKPTQGELSAASTADNKMPTIDHWHERGGVVGRGVLIDYKAYAEAKGIDYHPLDGYRITVQDIEAVAVHQGVAFKQGDIFILRTGITAIIDTPEPADLAKMAQRKLSGVHGTEETARWFWNRHFAAVAGDANAFEALPPLDADGAEAPMTSLVLHPYFLSLFGMPIGELWDLSRLSAYCKKTGRYTFLLTSAPLNVSCLVGSPPNALAIF, from the exons ATGACCGCGCTCAGCCTTCCCGACTATGACACTCTCCCGCCGGTCGAGGGCATGCCCAAGGGCTGCGCGTGGGGTGTTTTCGACAAGGACGGGAAGAAGGACATTTACGGGACGCTGAACCTGCTGACgcccgaggccatcaaggaggccgccgccgaggttcgCGACGGTGTTTCCATCTCTCTCAA ttGGCCGTTGGATAGCATGAACAAGTTCGCCATCGAGGGACGCAAGCAGACGGTTCACACCGTGCACTCCCTGCAGGCCACCGGCTTGAGCAACGGACTCGGCTGGGACGATGAGCTGGACTTCAACACCCAGGGGAGCAGCCAGTGGGATAGTCTCGTCCACTGGCAGCACCAGGAGACCGGCCTGGCCTACAACGGCTTCAAGCCGACCCAGGGCgagctctcggcggcctcgacggccgacAACAAGATGCCGACCATCGACCACTGGCACGAGCGGGGAGGGGTGGTCGGCCGCGGCGTACTCATCGACTACAAGGCCtacgccgaggccaaggggATCGACTACCACCCCCTGGACGGATACCGCATCACCGTCCAGGACAtcgaggcggtggcggtgcaCCAGGGCGTCGCGTTCAAGCAGGGCGACATCTTCATCCTGAGGACGGGCATCACCGCGATCATCGACACACCCGAGCCGGCGGACCTGGCAAAGATGGCGCAGAGGAAGCTGTCGGGCGTGCACGGCACGGAGGAGACGGCCCGGTGGTTCTGGAACAGGcacttcgccgccgtcgccggcgacgcgaATGCCTTCGAGGCCCTGCCCCCGCTGGACGCCGACGGTGCCGAGGCGCCCATGACCAGTCTTG TCTTGCATCCCTATTTTCTGAGCCTTTTCGGCATGCCCATCGGCGAGCTGTGGGACCTGAGCCGTCTCTCGGCGTACTGCAAGAAGACGGGTCGATATACCTTCTTGCTTACCTCTGCTCCGTTGAACGTCTCTTGCCTGGTCGGGTCTCCGCCAAACGCTTTGGCGATCTTTTGA
- a CDS encoding Putative UDP-glucuronosyl/UDP-glucosyltransferase — protein sequence MAGRKRILLITNAELGQANVYLAVSHELLKQDPAIDLHVASFGALESAVAAVAPAATFHELHGATWKEALFDRPEHRFEEVCALHPTAWNAAEAALIMPRITTPWTSAEYVDLVQQTERVVTDVDADLVLADNLFTPAITVLWKLKPNWHILSPNTYREFILATQPRLEAVWKHPPPRSTISYPVPWYQIPSAIYQLYHYSRNVSNPYWINHAKYIKEKTGTEYSDWGRVAFWPPEGLKVILPSNPAVDFPFSVVPDHLVSCGPIVLPAKPLKETDPGMAVWIAKRPTVYVNLGTHATYEEADARELAGALRALLDAAKEAGRELQVLWKLKKRGEYAGEGFAAVLNVVGSEWEENVRVTDWLEAEPMAILESGNVICSVNHGGANSYFEAVSAGVPQVVLPVWFDTYDFATRVEYLGIGKRGSTNHAPKCAAKELGPILKEVVLGESAEGFRKKAADLAEVCRRDGGGRVIAAKAILKELK from the exons ATGGCCGGACGAAAACGGATCCTGCTCATCACCAACGCGGAGCTCGGCCAGGCCAACGTCTACCTGGCCGTCAGCCACGAGCTCCTGAAGCAGGACCCGGCCATCGACCTGCACGTCGCCTccttcggcgccctcgagagcgccgtcgccgccgtcgccccggCCGCCACGTTCCACGAACTCCATGGCGCCACCTGGAAGGAGGCGCTCTTTGACCGCCCGGAGCACCGCTTCGAGGAGGTCTGCGCCCTGCACCCGACCGCGTggaacgccgccgaggccgccttGATCATGCCGCGCATCACGACCCCGTGGACCTCGGCCGAGtacgtcgacctcgtccagcagACGGAGCGCGTCGTCacggacgtcgacgccgacctcgtcctcgccgatAACCTCTTCACCCCGGCCATCACCGTGCTCTGGAAGCTGAAGCCCAACTGGCACATCCTCTCTCCCAACACCTACAGAGAGTTCATTTTGGCCACCCAGCCCCGGCTCGAGGCCGTATGGAAGCACCCGCC GCCCCGATCCACCATCTCGTACCCCGTTCCCTGGTACCAGATACCGTCAGCCATCTACCAGCTCTACCATTACAGCAGAAACGTCTCCAACCCCTACTGGATCAACCACGCAAAGTACATCAAGGAGAAGACCGGCACCGAGTACTCCGACTGGGGCCGCGTCGCCTTCTGGCCCCCCGAGGGGCTGAAGGTCATCCTCCCCAGCAACCCGGCCGTCGACTTCCCCTTCTCCGTCGTGCCGGACCACCTCGTCTCGTGCGGGCCCATCGTCCTGCCCGCAAAACCCCTGAAGGAGACCGACCCGGGGATGGCCGTCTGGATCGCCAAGCGCCCGACGGTCTACGTCAACCTCGGGACCCACGCGACCTACGAGGAGGCCGATGCGAGGGAGCTGGCTGGCGCGCTCAGGGCTCTGCTGGAcgcggccaaggaggccggccGGGAGCTGCAGGTCCTGTGGAAGCTCAAGAAGCGCGGCGAGTACGCCGGGGAGGGATTCGCCGCCGTGCTGaacgtcgtcggctccgAGTGGGAGGAGAACGTGCGCGTCACCGACTGGCTCGAGGCGGAGCCCATGGCCATCCTCGAGTCCGGGAACGTCATCTGCTCCGTCAACCACGGAGGTGCCAACTCGTACTTCGAGGCCGTCAG CGCCGGCGTCCCTCAGGTCGTCCTCCCCGTGTGGTTCGACACCTACGACTTCGCCACGAGGGTAGAGTATCTGGGCATCGGGAAGCGCGGCAGCACGAACCACGCCCCCAAGTGCGCCGCCAAGGAACTCGGCCCCATACTGAAAGAGGTCGTTCTGGGCGAGAGCGCCGAGGGCTtcaggaagaaggccgccgaccTGGCGGAGGTCTGCAGGCGGGACGGCGGGGGCAGGGTCATTGCCGCAAAGGCGATTCTGAAGGAATTGAAGTGA
- a CDS encoding Putative Type 1 protein exporter, with protein sequence MAVAEKQDAEKAAAAAAEAAPPPGQEPKKTEEIKAEEEAKEEPEGGLPFTKQFFIYFRLLFAADPTWFDYALVAFGTITAIGAGVPFPLMGIIFGQLVDNMNAATCAADGTTTGVDPFAYEAAINQKVIQTVYVGVAALCLIYSYILSWSIISQRIAQRLRTKYVSALLRQPPSFFDKRAAAGEVSSRLHGDITAIQSGTSEKVGIVICSLSFFVTVFIIAFTKQPKLAGMLISMFPAFMLSSFVGGGYITRNVGRMTEAVGKASSIASEALSHISVVQAFGAGPRLEAKFADHMITARKAGMKKAAAAAVQAGLLYFIAYAGNALAFWQGSIRIADSMAGRGDGATVGEIYAVVYLLVDACIMLGSIAPILPLLGGASAAYQRLWEDIQAPSEIDGTSDEGKVLPLDDPKGFELRNVTFEYPSRPGQPVLRNVDLNFPAGKYTAVVGLSGSGKSTIAALLARLQDPNQGEILLDGHDIRTLNVRSLRSFISFVQQEPSLLDRSILENIALGLINSPKPEHERLKPYLSGGQLAELASKGKDALSAVNNYGPEIQEIVDLVRHAAEQADAATFIDRLDDGYGTSAGPSGTLVSGGQRQRIALARALIRDPKILVLDEATSALDSASEKRIQRAVEQAATENRTIVSIAHRLSTIRNADNIVVMDAGQVVEQGTYTDLMAREDGAFARMARLQSVGTAERAPDAGSASGDSVDASTLKDDHVVMSEKTDEHHVAAKSLKQTKSGEKGSSDEDDDDEEKKKKKKDEESEIAGLDAAKPYSTVLKGLGRLIRPSLLWLVVAMIAATIVGGTFTGSGLIFGFTVGALNPCASTVDRILSMGRFFSGLLFGLACIELFANFFAWSCFGVVAEKLLYSVRVLSFRSLLDQDVQWHQSDGRSADGLLTIITKDTAAIGGFSGSTIGTVFAICVNVLVAVILSHIIAWKIAIVCLVTIPLLLGSGFMQLRMLARYEERHSAAFSNATSVATEAVQSIKTVAALSLESQVMDNYARLLAPPQKQMVRASASTNIWLAIANSTGTFVNALAYWWGTQLIMRGEYTQTQFLIILVAMLVSAQLWGTMFSLAPEFSRARSALSRIMSVINLGKDDDLSKTGTQPKQLAGDSKAEEDVEATGEVKAKRPNAGGVRVTFKNVSFAYPSRPDINILDNVSFTLQPGQFCGLVGPSGAGKSTIMNLVQRLYFPSQGQVLIDGHDIADLPPSFRDTVAIVPQDPTLFDGSVRFNVGLGSAPDTEATQAEIEEACKLANIHDVIMALPEGYDTECGPSASRLSGGQRQRLAIARALVRKPRLLLLDESTSALDAASEAALQEGLERASRGTTVLAITHRLHTVHKANVILLVEGGQIADSGTHQELMERRESYRINAMQQMLQ encoded by the exons ATGGCGGTAGCTGAGAAGCAGGACGctgagaaggcggcggcggcggcggcggaggcagcTCCTCCACCGGGCCAggagcccaagaagacggaagagatcaaggcggaagaagaggccaaggaggagccTGAGGGCGGTTTGCCG TTCACCAAGCAGTTCTTCATCTACTTCCGtctcctcttcgccgccgacccaACATGGTTCGACTACGCGCTCGTGGCCTTTGGCACCATCacggccatcggcgccggcgtgccGTTCCCGCTCATGGGCATTATcttcggccagctcgtcgacaacATGAACGCCGCCACctgcgccgccgacggcaccacGACCGGCGTCGACCCCTTCGCGTACGAGGCCGCCATCAACCAGAAGGTCATCCAGACCGTCtacgtcggcgtcgccgccctctgCCTCATCTACAGCTACATCCTCTCGTGGAGCATCATCAGCCAGCGCATCGCCCAGCGCCTGCGCACAAAGTACGTCTCGGCACTGCTGCGCCAGCCGCCTTCCTTCTTCGAcaagcgcgccgccgccggcgaggtctcGAGCCGCCTGCACGGCGACATCACCGCCATCCAGTCTGGCACCTCGGAGAaggtcggcatcgtcatctgCAGCCTGAGCTTCTTCGTCaccgtcttcatcatcgccttcaCCAAGCAGCCCAAGCTCGCCGGCATGCTCATCTCCATGTTCCCGGCCTTCATGCTCTCCtccttcgtcggcggcggctacaTCACCCGCAACGTCGGCCGCAtgaccgaggccgtcggcaagGCCTCTTCCATCGCGTCCGAGGCGCTGTCCCACATCTCCGTCGTCCAGGCCTTTGGTGCCGGCCCgcgcctcgaggccaagTTCGCCGACCACATGATCACCGCCCGCAAGGCCGGCATGAAGaaggctgccgctgctgctgtccagGCCGGTCTCCTGTACTTCATCGCCTACGCCGGAAACGCCCTGGCTTTCTGGCAGGGCAGTATCCGCATCGCCGACTCCATggccggccgtggcgacGGTGCCACTGTTGGCGAGATTTACGCAGTTGTCTATCTGCTTGTTGATG CCTGCATCATGCTTGGCTCTATCGCCCCTatcctcccccttctcggaggcgcctcggccgcgtaCCAGCGTCTATGGGAAGACATCCAGGCGCCCTCGGAGATCGACGGCACCTCTGACGAGGGCAAGGTCCTGCCCCTGGACGACCCCAAGGGCTTCGAGCTCCGTAACGTCACCTTTGAGTACCCGTCGAGGCCCGGCCAGCCCGTCCTGCGCAACGTCGACCTCAACTTCCCTGCCGGCAAGTacaccgccgtcgtcggcctctccggcagcggcaagtccaccatcgccgccctgctcgcccGTCTCCAGGACCCGAACCAAGGGGAGAtcctccttgacggccaTGACATCCGCACCCTCAACGTCCGCAGCCTCCGCAGCTTCATCAGCTTCGTCCAGCAGGAGCCCTCGCTGCTCGACCGGTCCATCCTCGAGaacatcgccctcggcctcatcAACTCGCCCAAGCCCGAGCACGAGCGTCTGAAACCCTACCtcagcggcggccagctcgccgagctcgcgtccaagggcaaggacgcCCTGTCGGCGGTGAACAACTACGGCCCCGAGATCCAGGAgatcgtcgacctcgtccgccacgcggcggagcaggccgacgccgccaccttcatcgaccgcctcgacgacggctacggcacctcggccggccCCAGCGGAACCCTCGTCAGCGgtggccagcgccagcgcatcgccctcgcccgcgccctcATCCGCGATCCCAAGATCCTCGTATTGGACGAGGCCACCTCGGCCCTCGACTCGGCCAGCGAGAAGCGCATCCAGCGTGCCGTTGAGCAGGCGGCGACCGAGAACCGCACCATCGTCTCCATCGCCCACCGCCTGTCTACCATCCGCAACGCCGATAACATCGTTGTCATGGACgccggccaggtcgtcgagcagggcaCATACACCGACCTGATGGCccgcgaggacggcgccttcgcccgcATGGCCAGGCTGCAGAGTGTCGGCACGGCCGAGCGCGCTCCCGACGCCGGCTCCGCCTCGGGCGACTCGGTGGATGCCTCGACGCTCAAGGACGACCACGTCGTGATGAgcgagaagacggacgagcACCACGTTGCCGCCAAGAGCTTGAAGCAGACCAAGTCTGGTGAGAAGGGTAgcagcgacgaagacgacgacgacgaagagaagaagaagaagaagaaggacgaagAGTCCGAgatcgccggcctcgacgcggccAAGCCCTACAGCACCGTcctcaagggcctcggccgcctcaTCAGACCGTCGCTGCTctggctcgtcgtcgccatgatcgccgccaccatcgtTGGCGGCACCTTCACGGGCTCCGGCCTCATCTTCGGCttcaccgtcggcgccctcaacCCCTGCGCCAGCACCGTCGACCGCATCCTGTCCATGGGCCGCTTCTTCTCCGGCCTGCTGTTCGGCCTAGCCTGCATCGAGCTCTTTGCCAACTTCTTCGCCTGGTCCtgcttcggcgtcgtcgccgagaagctcctcTACTCCGTCCGCGTCCTGTCCTTCCGCTCCCTGCTCGACCAGGACGTCCAGTGGCACCAGTCCGACGGCCgcagcgccgacggcctgtTGACCATCATCACAAAGGACACAGCTGCCATTGGCGGCTTCAGCGGCTCCACCATCGGCACCGTCTTCGCCATCTGCGTCAACGTGCTCGTGGCCGTGATCCTGTCGCACATCATCGCCTGGAAGATCGCCATCGTGTGCCTCGTCACCATCCCCTTACTCCTGGGCTCCGGCTTCATGCAGCTCCGCATGCTGGCCCGCTACGAGGAGCGTcactcggccgccttctccaaCGCCACCTCGGtggccaccgaggccgtccaGTCCATCAAGACCGTCGCTGCCCTCTCGCTCGAGAGCCAGGTCATGGACAACTACGCCCGCCTTCTGGCCCCGCCGCAGAAGCAGATGGTgcgcgcctcggcctcgaccaacatctggctggccatcgccaactCCACAGGCACCTTTGTCAACGCCCTCGCCTACTGGTGGGGTACCCAGCTCATCATGCGCGGCGAGTACACCCAGACCCAgttcctcatcatcctcgtcgccatgctCGTCAGCGCCCAGCTCTGGGGCACCATGttctccctcgcccccgAGTTCTCGCGCGCCCGTTCCGCCCTGTCGCGCATCATGTCCGTCATCAACCTcggcaaggacgacgacctcaGCAAGACCGGCACCCAGCCCAAACAGCTCGCCGGGGACTccaaggccgaagaggacgtcgaggccaccggcgaggtcaaggccaagcggcccaacgccggcggcgtcaggGTCACCTTCAAGAACGTCTCCTTCGCCTACCCGAGCCGCCCAGACATCAAcatcctcgacaacgtcTCCTTCACCCTGCAGCCCGGCCAGTTCTGCGGCCTGGTCGGTCCCTCGGGCGCCGGAAAGTCCACCATCATGAACCTCGTTCAGCGCCTCTACTTCCCGTCTCAGGGCCAGGTCCTCATCGACGGCCacgacatcgccgacttGCCGCCCTCCTTCCGGGacaccgtcgccatcgtgCCCCAGGACCCGACCCTGTTCGACGGCAGCGTCCGCTTcaacgtcggcctcggctccgCCCCCGACACCGAGGCGAcccaggccgagatcgaggaggccTGCAAGCTGGCCAACATCCACGACGTCATCATGGCCCTGCCCGAGGGGTACGACACCGAGTGCGGGCCCTCGGCCTCCCGTCTCTCCGGCGGGCAGAGGCAGCGCCTGGCCATCGCCCGCGCTCTCGTGCGCAAGCCgcgtctgctgctgctcgacgagagcACGAGCGCCCTGGACGCCGCCAGCGAAGCCGCCCTCCAGGAGGGCCTCGAGCGCGCCTCGCGCGGCACCACCGTCCTGGCCATCACCCATCGCCTGCACACCGTCCACAAGGCCAACGTGATCCtgctggtcgagggcggccagaTCGCCGACAGCGGAACGCACCAGGAGttgatggagaggagggaaagcTACAGAATCAACGCCATGCAGCAGATGTTGCAGTGA